From one Solanum stenotomum isolate F172 chromosome 12, ASM1918654v1, whole genome shotgun sequence genomic stretch:
- the LOC125848201 gene encoding phospholipase A1-II 1-like isoform X2, translating into MACIFADKWEELSGKNNWDGLLNPLDLDLRKYIIQYGELAQATYDTFISERASKYAGASRYSMENFFTKVGLDPKKYCVTKYFYATSSIPLPDAFITKSFSREAWSKESNFMGYIAVATDEGKASLGRRDIVINWRGTLQVLEWVNDLQFLLVPAPKVFGDGGLLPLFHPLVHHGFHNIYTTENPRSQFNKTCVRDQVMEEVKRLVEEYKHEEVSITVTGHSLGASLATLNAVDIAFNKINKASNGKEFPVTAFVFASPKVGDVNFLDAFSKLKHLHILRIHNLLDIVPKYPPIGYFDVGQEIMIDTTKSPYVKPPGEPVSWHLLEPYLHGIAGTQGIGMFAGFKLEVNRDISLVNKQWNILKDEHCIPPLWWSEKHKGMVQQEDGCWLLQDRDEYDF; encoded by the exons atGGCTTGCATATTTGCTGATAAATGGGAGGAACTTAGTGGGAAAAACAATTGGGATGGGCTATTAAACCCCTTGGATCTTGATCTTCGCAAATATATCATTCAATATGGAGAATTGGCTCAAGCAACTTATGACACTTTCATCTCAGAGAGAGCGTCTAAATATGCAGGAGCTAGCAGATACTCTATGGAAAACTTTTTTACTAAGGTTGGACTTGACCCAAAAAAGTATTGTGTAACCAAATATTTCTATGCTACCTCATCCATACCACTTCCTGATGCTTTCATTACAAAATCATTTTCAAGAGAAGCATGGAGTAAGGAATCAAATTTTATGGGATATATTGCTGTGGCTACTGATGAGGGAAAAGCTTCACTAGGAAGGAGGGATATTGTGATTAATTGGAGAGGAACTTTGCAAGTATTGGAGTGGGTAAATGACCTTCAATTTTTACTTGTCCCAGCACCCAAAGTTTTTGGTGATGGAGGTTTGCTTCCTTTGTTTCATCCTTTGGTACATCATGGCTTCCATAACATTTATACAACGGAAAATCCACGATCACAGTTTAATAAAACTTGTGTTAGGGATCAG gTAATGGAAGAAGTGAAAAGATTGGTCGAGGAATATAAGCATGAAGAGGTGAGCATAACTGTGACTGGACACAGCCTAGGTGCATCACTTGCAACTCTGAATGCAGTTGACATAGCTTTCAATAAAATCAACAAAGCAAGTAATGGCAAGGAGTTTCCAGTAACTGCTTTTGTATTCGCAAGTCCTAAAGTTGGAGATGTGAATTTTCTCGATGCATTTTCCAAACTGAAGCATCTTCACATCTTGAGGATTCATAATTTATTGGATATTGTTCCAAAATACCCACCCATTGGGTATTTTGACGTTGGGCAGGAGATAATGATTGATACAACAAAATCTCCGTATGTGAAACCTCCAGGAGAACCTGTGAGCTGGCATTTGTTGGAACCATACTTGCATGGAATTGCTGGGACTCAAGGAATTGGAATGTTTGCAGGTTTTAAGCTAGAAGTGAATCGTGATATTTCACTTGTGAACAAGCAGTGGAACATACTGAAAGATGAACATTGTATTCCTCCCCTTTGGTGGTCTGAGAAGCACAAAGGAATGGTTCAACAAGAAGATGGATGTTGGCTTCTCCAGGATCGTGATGAGTATGATTTCTGA